A stretch of DNA from Thermanaerosceptrum fracticalcis:
ACAAAGCACGCTTTTTTGCGTGCGAATGAAGATACTCGTTTCTAGTGAACCTGTCCTATAAGAACTAAGGAGACTAGGAACTTTCTCATTCACTCCTTCCTGCTCCACCCGGTCTTCCCAGGCGGCTTAATTATTATATCATTCTTTTTTGTCTGTTGTCAATATGTCCTGCAATGTTTTTTGCTGAAAGTGTAACTGCTTTTTACCGCCAACGGCACTGCCGTGCGGCAACCTTTATTAATTTATCACGTTTTTCAGACCAATGCAACAGGTAAATACTTACATAATCTTTTCTCTTTAGGCCAGGCACACAGTGCCATTTCCAGCATAATATTACGACCAAAACTGGTTTCAATTAAATTAAATCCACTAATAACCAGGAACTAGTAACTAATAACTAAGAAAGGAGGTGAATCAATATGAACCTGGGTATAGAACTTATAACCGAAACCACTCTAACCCTAATTTCAGACCACCAATTCCGGTTGGAGCTTTACAGCGGCAATGTCTTACTTCCGATCTCCGTAGGAAACGACGTTTACAACCTTACCTGCAATATCCTCCCCCATAAAGTTGTAGCGGCAACAGGAAGAAGAGCTTCCTATGATATAGGAACAGGATTAGGTCCGCTAGAAGCAAAACCGGCAAAATTGGTACCCGTTAATGCCGAAGAATTGCCTGAGTTAACCCTAAAAGTATTAAACAATAAAGTTTTAGACCAGGCCGAATTCAAACAATACTTTGCACTCCGTATTGTCTCGGACAACAAAGCCTGGGACATTCCCCTGGCCCGCCCCGATGTAAAAGTCTATTGGACCTCCCGCGGTGAATTTATTATTCCCCTGGGCCATCTAATTAATTAACGACTTCCGTTTTCCGACATCCGACTTCCGATTTCTTACTTAGTTAATCGCTACCAGCTACCCGAAAATATACTTCTGATTCAGGTATCGGGGATCGGGAAACGGGGAACGTCTGTAACTAGCAACTAGTAACTAGTAACTAAATTAAAAGAGGAGGCCGTGAAGCCTCCCCAGATCTGACACGTCCCGGCCGGCTCGCCACCTAAACCAGGAGAGGTGTCAGAAAAATAGCGATTAAACCTGCGGTAAGAAGTTTTAAAACGGCACCAAGAATGGCAGCGTACATAGCTTCCTTATGGTTAAGATCGGTGCAACCGGACCAGATGGCAGGAAGCTGTCCGAAGATAACCGAGAAGGGATAGCCTGACCAAGCCAGAACAACGGAACCAACTACCAGCTTAGGATTCATATTGGCAGCCACATCTTTTAATTGGGCCATGGCCAGGGTCGGAGAAGCTAGAATGCTAACCATACCAGATTTGGGGTCAATTGACAAAATGTTGAGAACAGCAGTAAGGCCGGCTTCAAAAGGTTTCCATACGCCCAGATAATCCAGGGCGCCGATTATCGAAAAAATTACGCCGATAGCAGGAATGATCAATAAGAATAACAGTTCAGCGCCTTCCCGGGCTGCATTGAAAATAGTGGGCAGAGCGGGAGTATTGGGCGTAAAACTGGGCAGTTCGTCCAGGGAAACGGCTTTCGTGTCTCTGTAAATAGTCATCCGCAATAACCAGGGGACCATTACCAGTGGAATAAAAAGAGATACCGCGATAATGACAAAGGGATTAACACCTACCGCAGTCAAAGCAAGGATACCAAACATAAAAGTGGAGAAGGACTGCTGGGACTGCATCATGGTAACAACGGCAATCTTCTGCTCATCTTTGGTTGCTCCGGCTTTTACCAGAATAGGACCGGCAATGCGACCGGCAGCGTTAATGTCGCCTAGGATGTTGTAAACGGCAGGAATGACTACAGCCGGATTAACGCCGATAGCCTTAGCGATAGGGATAAAAATACGCATAAGGGCATCAGTAAAACCACAGCGTTCCAGAATACGACCAACCATAACACTGATAATAATCGCTACACCCACAGTCCCTGTAATAAAAGCGTTAACAATGATAGGATGAGCCCTCTTTAACATGGCATCGAAGAGACCGGAAATGAAACTGGGATTGAAGAGAAGACCAACCAGGGACAGGACAACCAGGGTTAAACCCACAATCTCGATTTTACGAAGACCTCTGGTCTCCTGGGCAGTTGTGACTTTTACATCACTCATAATAATTCTCCTTTCTTAGCTTTTTATTTTGTAATTTTTTGTCAGTAAATACTAATAAAATCGTCTAGTAACTAGTAACTAATAACTAGTAACTATTTAACTAAAAAATCCTGGGCAATCATGGCGGCATAGTCCTGGATACTGGCTGAACCCACAGCCTCAAGGGGGATGCTGGTCACTCTCTCACGGAAAATGACCACTTCTACTTCAGGCAAATACATCTTAATTGCACGAGCTAAGGGCAAACCATTTTCCATAATTTCCATGGCATGGGAATTGCCACAAACAAAGTTCAGACCTAATTCTTCAGCCTTGGCAATTAACGCATTGCCCGGTTTAACGCGGCTAATAGTGGCTAACAACGTGTCAGCCCCCGGATGCTCTTTTACAGCCTGTTCTAAGTGTTCAGGGGTGAACCCGGTATGGGGGAAGATGTGGATAATTTTATGAACTGGGTTATCCCCTTTGCCTACTAAGATCTTGCCTCTCGCTTTAACGCTTGTCTCCTCAATAGCGTCACAGCCTCGAATTTCCCTTTCTTTAGCCAGGAATTGCTCTTCAAATTCGGTGTTCATCAGTTTATCCAAACGCGTTAACATATCTCCTACCGTTTTAACTTCAGGCAGGGCTTCCCCAACATACATAATATTGCCAGGAATACCACCATATTTAATATCAACATGATAAGCTTTATGCCCATGGAGATAGGAAATACCAGGATGCAAACCATGGAATGCTTCATGGAGTTCAAATAAGGCAATGTTGTACAGGCTAAGATACGTCTTTAATAACACACCGCCGGAATTGGCCGCATCGGCAATAGTATGATGAGCGACAATGGCATCTACTCCCGTTGCCCCGGCCAGTTCAATCCCGCTTTCCGTTAAGGTCATTAAAACGGCAATCTTTTTGACTTCTTGATCAGGGTTCCCCCAAATGAGACCAGGAAGCTCCGTTACTGCTTTACCGGGAATATTAGATGTTTTTGTTACAACAAAGGGGTTTTTGCCACAGGCATAATCTTCTGCTGATTTTACAACCCTCCCCCCGGTAATTTTGTCTAGAGTATGGAGGACATCTCTGACGAAAACTTTTTTCTCCATTTTTTCTCCCTACTTTCTGTTGACTTAAACTAAGGCTACTCTCCACTCCCCTCCGCTAGTAGTTATGAGAATATGGCGAATATATAATATCTTCTGACCTGAAACATAACAGTATTTGAGTAATCAGGGGGAGCGAACGACAAACTATCGAGGTTACATCTTCACCTCCTTTTTGGGATATAAAAAGCAATAAACCGCCAGCCCGGCAATGCATGGGATAAGGGGTACCAAATCCCAGCGATTACAAGGACTAGCGGTCATCTTGGGCTCTCCTGGCAGGAGCTCCCTCAGCCAGCTAAACTTTAAGTTGTTATAAGACTTTCTTTCACAAACCCTCTGCCTGAATTAGGTGTATATTACTATTCGCTGTTTTATTTAAAATTCCTTCTTTTTCAACAAGAAAAATTATGATTTTCTTCGAGAAATTTCTCCACCGTTTTTTCAAAAATGATAAAAGTAAAAGCAATCTCCGTTGCCGGGTCATAATCCTTCATCACAGCAAGGACCTTTAATTTAATATTGCTTTCCAAATCCTGTTTTAACCTTCTTTTATACTCAATAAGCAGGCCATAATCAATGAGCGTGGTGGTCAAGTTATCTTTTTGATCAATGGCCGATAGGGCGTGGAGCCTTTTATTATTGGCAATTATTAATACTTTATCCTGGAGGATCTCGACTTTCTGCCAGGCCAGCCCTTGTCCGTAGAGGCCCAAATTCACTTTATTGTTGATACGCATTATCTCCTGCTTAAATTCACCTATCAACAAAAAAAACA
This window harbors:
- a CDS encoding Nif3-like dinuclear metal center hexameric protein, whose protein sequence is MEKKVFVRDVLHTLDKITGGRVVKSAEDYACGKNPFVVTKTSNIPGKAVTELPGLIWGNPDQEVKKIAVLMTLTESGIELAGATGVDAIVAHHTIADAANSGGVLLKTYLSLYNIALFELHEAFHGLHPGISYLHGHKAYHVDIKYGGIPGNIMYVGEALPEVKTVGDMLTRLDKLMNTEFEEQFLAKEREIRGCDAIEETSVKARGKILVGKGDNPVHKIIHIFPHTGFTPEHLEQAVKEHPGADTLLATISRVKPGNALIAKAEELGLNFVCGNSHAMEIMENGLPLARAIKMYLPEVEVVIFRERVTSIPLEAVGSASIQDYAAMIAQDFLVK
- a CDS encoding Na-translocating system protein MpsC family protein; amino-acid sequence: MLIGEFKQEIMRINNKVNLGLYGQGLAWQKVEILQDKVLIIANNKRLHALSAIDQKDNLTTTLIDYGLLIEYKRRLKQDLESNIKLKVLAVMKDYDPATEIAFTFIIFEKTVEKFLEENHNFSC